One part of the Moraxella sp. FZFQ2102 genome encodes these proteins:
- the folD gene encoding bifunctional methylenetetrahydrofolate dehydrogenase/methenyltetrahydrofolate cyclohydrolase FolD, protein MALVLDGKALAAQIENELKSRVETYKAKTARTPILATILVGDDPASATYVRMKGNACKRVGMDSIRVEMPESTTTEELLAKIDELNANRDVHGILLQHPVPAQIDERACFDRISLAKDVDGVTCLGFGNMSMGEPAYGSCTPQGIMHLLNHYNVELAGKHAVVVGRSAILGKPMAMMLLNANCTVTICHSKTKDLPSHIANADIVVGAVGVPELIKKDWIKPGAVVVDAGFHPTDTGGCGDIELGGIEAVASAYTPVPGGVGPMTINTLIRQTVEAAEKEAGLA, encoded by the coding sequence ATGGCATTGGTACTAGACGGCAAAGCATTGGCAGCACAGATTGAAAATGAATTAAAATCGCGTGTTGAGACTTATAAGGCAAAGACTGCGCGTACGCCGATTTTGGCGACGATTTTGGTGGGTGACGACCCAGCATCAGCGACTTATGTGCGCATGAAGGGCAATGCCTGTAAGCGCGTGGGCATGGACAGCATTCGTGTCGAGATGCCTGAAAGCACGACGACTGAAGAACTACTTGCCAAGATTGATGAGCTCAATGCCAACCGTGATGTGCATGGGATTTTGCTACAGCATCCAGTGCCTGCTCAGATTGATGAGCGTGCGTGCTTTGACCGTATTAGCTTGGCCAAAGATGTCGATGGCGTGACCTGTCTAGGTTTTGGTAATATGTCGATGGGTGAGCCTGCTTATGGTTCATGCACACCGCAGGGCATCATGCACTTGCTGAATCACTACAATGTTGAGTTGGCTGGTAAGCACGCTGTCGTCGTCGGTCGTAGTGCCATTCTTGGTAAGCCAATGGCAATGATGCTGCTGAACGCCAATTGCACCGTTACCATTTGCCACTCTAAGACCAAAGATTTGCCAAGCCATATCGCCAATGCTGACATCGTCGTCGGTGCGGTCGGCGTGCCTGAGCTAATCAAAAAAGACTGGATCAAGCCTGGTGCTGTGGTGGTGGATGCAGGTTTTCACCCGACGGATACAGGCGGCTGCGGTGATATCGAGCTGGGTGGTATCGAAGCGGTGGCATCGGCATACACACCAGTACCAGGTGGTGTCGGTCCAATGACGATCAACACTCTGATTCGCCAAACAGTCGAAGCTGCCGAAAAAGAAGCAGGATTGGCTTAA
- the hpt gene encoding hypoxanthine phosphoribosyltransferase, producing MSEPRQMNVMISAEEISKRVKELGEQINAHYKDSDKELILVGLLRGSVIFMADLCREVTKPHEIDFMTVSSYINKSTVSSGDVKIIKDLDSEIKGKDVLIVEDIIDSGRTLSKVVEILQTREPNSIELCTLVSKPSRREIEMSVKFMGFEVEDRFIVGYGLDYDQKYRHLPFIGEIGL from the coding sequence ATGAGCGAACCGCGTCAGATGAATGTCATGATTTCTGCTGAAGAAATCTCAAAGCGTGTTAAAGAATTGGGCGAGCAGATCAATGCTCATTACAAAGACAGTGATAAAGAGCTGATTTTGGTGGGTTTGCTGCGTGGTTCGGTGATTTTTATGGCGGATTTGTGCCGTGAAGTCACTAAGCCACATGAAATTGATTTTATGACTGTATCAAGTTATATTAACAAAAGTACTGTCTCAAGTGGCGATGTTAAAATCATCAAAGACTTGGACAGCGAAATCAAAGGCAAAGATGTACTGATTGTTGAAGACATCATCGACTCTGGTCGCACCTTGTCAAAAGTCGTGGAAATCCTACAAACTCGTGAGCCAAATTCAATTGAGCTATGCACTTTGGTGAGTAAGCCATCACGCCGTGAGATTGAGATGTCTGTCAAGTTTATGGGTTTTGAAGTTGAAGACCGCTTTATCGTGGGCTATGGTCTGGATTATGACCAAAAATATCGCCATCTACCTTTCATTGGTGAGATTGGGTTGTGA
- a CDS encoding serine hydrolase: MSNWQDFEDILKKLQLDDAPAGGALVIYHQGKKVVDTAVGQALPELPWSSSTLSVNFSIGKGVMATLIAVLVSRGLVRYDVPIATYWADFVQNGKQDIRLQDVLTHSAGLFDITSVTTDANDLLDWQGMTSKIAAMPVGVPRGQAEQQYASAYSALVSGWVLGGVVERVTGMSVNDALDTYLAQPLGVSAELFYGVPESLVAQIAKPERYFYELPTENTPRRKPVLKPDSPETLATLAHLPAAQLWQPALGDAPISTAAVNRLYFDTSRMNLANYKNALMPNSRDGLEYHRSDVLMACIPAANGVSTANALAKIYAMHANNGVVDDKVLIDADTLSQMRTVHTDGFDAVMPANMRWRMGFHRVFSLQNTDAAYGHMGYNGSVAFCDPTRKLSFVFIHNFDTTMLNDIRQFALSEMALGIAQ, translated from the coding sequence ATGTCAAATTGGCAAGATTTTGAAGATATTTTAAAAAAATTACAACTCGACGATGCGCCTGCTGGCGGTGCTTTGGTGATTTATCATCAAGGCAAAAAAGTCGTCGATACCGCTGTGGGTCAAGCGCTGCCTGAGCTGCCGTGGTCATCATCAACTTTATCGGTGAATTTTTCGATCGGTAAAGGCGTGATGGCGACTTTGATCGCGGTTTTGGTCAGTCGTGGGCTTGTGCGCTATGATGTGCCGATTGCGACTTATTGGGCAGACTTTGTCCAAAATGGCAAGCAAGACATCCGCCTGCAAGATGTTTTAACTCATAGCGCAGGCTTATTTGACATCACAAGCGTCACTACCGATGCCAATGATTTGCTTGATTGGCAAGGTATGACAAGTAAAATCGCCGCCATGCCTGTGGGTGTGCCACGCGGACAAGCGGAGCAGCAGTATGCCAGCGCGTACAGTGCTTTGGTCTCAGGTTGGGTCTTGGGCGGTGTGGTCGAGCGCGTGACTGGCATGAGCGTCAATGATGCACTGGATACTTATTTGGCACAGCCTTTGGGCGTATCGGCCGAGCTGTTTTATGGTGTACCTGAGTCGTTGGTGGCACAGATTGCCAAGCCAGAACGCTATTTTTATGAATTGCCAACCGAAAACACACCGCGCCGCAAGCCTGTACTGAAGCCTGATAGCCCAGAGACGCTTGCGACCCTTGCGCATTTGCCAGCAGCACAGCTTTGGCAGCCTGCACTCGGTGATGCGCCGATCAGCACTGCTGCGGTGAATCGCTTGTACTTTGACACCAGTCGCATGAACCTTGCCAATTATAAAAATGCACTCATGCCAAACAGTCGCGATGGGCTAGAATATCACCGCTCCGATGTACTGATGGCGTGTATTCCTGCGGCAAACGGCGTCTCTACCGCTAATGCACTTGCCAAAATCTACGCCATGCACGCCAATAATGGCGTGGTGGATGATAAGGTGCTGATCGATGCTGATACTTTATCACAGATGCGCACGGTGCATACCGATGGATTTGATGCGGTCATGCCTGCTAATATGCGTTGGCGAATGGGTTTTCATCGTGTGTTTAGTCTACAAAACACCGACGCCGCCTATGGACACATGGGTTATAATGGCTCGGTGGCGTTTTGTGACCCTACTCGCAAGCTGTCTTTTGTTTTTATTCATAATTTTGATACCACGATGCTTAATGATATTCGCCAATTTGCATTATCAGAGATGGCATTGGGTATTGCACAATGA
- a CDS encoding MaoC/PaaZ C-terminal domain-containing protein → MSDLQFKELPKIHTTYANVIKSLLPHGDSKASELPTAVYSVEKLVIDQGNLREYRKICGFMDDGRVPATYFAVLSQTLQMNMMAKPDFPFAMLGLVHIHNSVTQHRVIFDTETVSMAVRLDNLKAHDKGQQFDFITTVSIGDEVIWQGVSTYLSRQKKSKQERAANPAKPETANPKPEVIEGGLHTVVDVPEDIGRRYAFVSGDFNLIHLHPLSARAFGFPKAIAHGMWTKAKSLALLSKAYKLPAAYTVEVAFKQPVFLPSKAELISDVPCDLGIEFGLYAVSSDKPHLVGSIAFL, encoded by the coding sequence ATGTCAGATTTGCAATTTAAAGAATTGCCAAAAATACACACAACTTATGCCAATGTCATCAAAAGCCTATTGCCGCATGGTGACAGCAAGGCAAGCGAGTTGCCGACGGCGGTGTATAGCGTCGAGAAACTGGTGATCGACCAGGGTAATCTGCGCGAGTATCGCAAGATTTGCGGCTTTATGGATGATGGGCGTGTGCCTGCGACTTATTTTGCGGTGCTGTCGCAGACTTTGCAGATGAATATGATGGCAAAGCCTGATTTTCCTTTTGCGATGCTAGGACTGGTGCATATCCACAACAGCGTTACGCAGCATCGCGTGATTTTCGATACCGAGACGGTGTCGATGGCGGTACGATTGGATAATCTTAAGGCACATGATAAGGGGCAGCAGTTTGACTTTATCACCACGGTATCGATTGGTGATGAAGTGATTTGGCAAGGCGTATCGACTTATCTGTCGCGCCAAAAAAAGAGCAAGCAAGAACGCGCTGCCAATCCTGCCAAGCCTGAGACAGCCAACCCTAAGCCTGAAGTGATCGAAGGCGGACTGCATACTGTGGTTGATGTACCTGAAGACATCGGTCGCCGTTATGCGTTTGTCTCAGGGGATTTTAACCTAATTCACCTACACCCATTGTCAGCGCGTGCGTTCGGCTTTCCAAAGGCGATCGCGCATGGAATGTGGACCAAAGCCAAATCACTGGCACTGCTATCCAAAGCCTATAAACTGCCTGCTGCTTATACGGTGGAAGTGGCGTTCAAGCAGCCTGTCTTTTTGCCATCGAAAGCTGAGCTGATCAGCGATGTGCCGTGTGATTTGGGCATTGAATTTGGGCTGTATGCCGTCTCTAGCGATAAGCCGCATTTGGTCGGCAGCATCGCTTTTTTGTGA
- a CDS encoding 3-oxoacyl-ACP reductase: MSDRYGELVQSSIGRKVAKNLGLPMPIKLDRYELGQPVVRGEVALGLSLGDDSSVRDELARILAGHDAKVSCNQADIFTAKAGSLSERLTDENARFKVAIFDATNIRTAAELKQAYEFFHAIARSIKSSGRVIVIARPECCTGTDIGFAMAQRALLGFVKSIGKEFKKGITAQVLYVQKGAESELAHTLNFFMSAKSAYVSGQAVVIKKSAQATSDTLAGKKVLVTGASRGIGKAIAQVLARDGAKVYCLDVPQALADLQAVAGEIGGFALPLDITDPDAGSQIIKACGVLDGVVHNAGVTRDKTLAKMSDEQWDLVMNINLAAIANINAHLLDANGLSDAARIVCVSSISGIAGNLGQTNYAMSKAGVIGLVEATAKLFADSARTINAVAPGFIGTKMTGQIPFAIREAGRRMNSMSQGGEPVDVAETIAWMIAPQAGGINGNIVRVCGQSLLGA; this comes from the coding sequence ATGAGCGATCGTTATGGTGAATTGGTACAGTCATCAATCGGCAGAAAAGTAGCCAAAAATCTGGGCCTGCCGATGCCGATTAAGCTTGACCGCTATGAGCTGGGACAGCCTGTGGTGCGCGGCGAAGTGGCGTTGGGATTGTCACTTGGTGATGACAGCAGTGTGCGCGATGAGTTGGCGCGTATTTTGGCAGGGCATGATGCCAAGGTGTCTTGTAATCAGGCTGATATTTTCACCGCTAAGGCAGGTAGTTTAAGCGAGCGATTGACGGATGAGAACGCGCGCTTTAAAGTGGCGATTTTTGATGCGACCAATATCCGCACGGCAGCCGAGCTTAAGCAGGCTTATGAATTTTTCCACGCGATCGCCCGTTCGATCAAATCATCAGGCAGAGTGATTGTCATTGCGCGTCCCGAGTGCTGCACAGGTACAGACATTGGCTTTGCGATGGCTCAGCGCGCACTGCTTGGCTTTGTCAAATCGATCGGCAAAGAGTTCAAAAAAGGCATCACCGCCCAAGTGCTGTATGTCCAAAAAGGCGCGGAATCTGAGCTTGCGCATACGCTGAATTTCTTCATGTCAGCCAAATCTGCCTATGTCTCAGGTCAAGCGGTGGTGATCAAAAAATCTGCCCAAGCCACAAGTGATACTTTGGCAGGCAAAAAGGTGCTAGTCACAGGCGCAAGTCGCGGTATCGGCAAAGCAATCGCCCAAGTGCTGGCGCGTGATGGCGCGAAGGTGTATTGTCTAGATGTGCCACAAGCTTTGGCAGATTTGCAAGCGGTGGCAGGCGAGATTGGCGGTTTTGCATTGCCGCTTGACATCACCGATCCAGATGCGGGTAGCCAAATCATCAAAGCGTGCGGCGTGCTGGATGGCGTCGTGCATAATGCAGGCGTGACGCGCGATAAGACTTTGGCGAAGATGAGTGATGAACAGTGGGATCTGGTGATGAATATCAACCTTGCTGCCATCGCCAATATCAATGCGCATCTGCTTGATGCCAATGGCTTATCTGACGCTGCGCGCATCGTCTGCGTGTCAAGCATCTCAGGCATTGCAGGGAACTTGGGTCAGACCAACTACGCGATGAGTAAGGCTGGGGTGATTGGGCTTGTGGAAGCGACCGCCAAGCTATTTGCTGATTCGGCGCGTACGATTAACGCTGTCGCCCCTGGATTTATCGGGACCAAGATGACAGGTCAAATCCCATTTGCCATCCGTGAAGCAGGCCGTCGTATGAACTCAATGAGCCAAGGTGGTGAGCCTGTGGATGTCGCTGAGACCATCGCATGGATGATCGCGCCACAAGCAGGCGGCATCAATGGCAACATCGTCCGCGTCTGTGGTCAGAGCCTATTGGGTGCATAA
- a CDS encoding acetyl-CoA C-acetyltransferase, translating to MSQIKKVAIIGGNRIPFARSNGAYADASNIDMLTAALDGLIERFDLADKPIGEVVAGTVLKHSNDLNLTREAVLNTRLPATTPTYDISQACGTGLQSAFAVANKIALGIIDSGIAGGTDTTSDAPIALGDGLRKALIRLGNAKTAKDRLTALASINPKDLIAFPQNGESRTQLSMGEHQAITALEWDISRADQDKLAFNSHQNLARAYQEGFFDDLITPYKGLTQDNNLRADTTLEKLGTLKPAFGKKNANPTMTAGNSTPLTDGASCVLLSSEAWAAEHGYEPLAYITHQQTAAVDFIGKNRLTEGLLMAPAYAVPQMLAKAGLTLQDFDFYEIHEAFASQVLSTLEAWEDENFCKTRLGLDAPLGAIDRSKLNVNGSSLAAGHPFAATGGRILATAAKLLAQKGSGRALISICAAGGQGVTCILER from the coding sequence ATGAGCCAAATCAAAAAAGTCGCCATCATCGGCGGTAATCGCATCCCTTTTGCGCGCAGTAATGGCGCGTACGCTGACGCAAGCAATATCGATATGCTCACCGCTGCCTTGGATGGCTTGATTGAGCGATTTGATTTGGCTGATAAGCCAATCGGTGAAGTGGTTGCAGGTACTGTACTTAAGCATAGCAATGATCTGAACTTGACGCGTGAAGCGGTGCTGAACACGCGTCTGCCTGCCACCACACCCACTTATGACATCTCGCAAGCGTGCGGCACAGGGCTGCAGTCTGCCTTTGCTGTCGCGAATAAAATCGCGCTTGGCATCATTGACAGCGGCATCGCAGGCGGTACAGACACCACATCGGACGCACCGATTGCACTCGGTGATGGACTGCGCAAAGCCTTGATCCGCCTTGGCAATGCCAAAACTGCCAAAGATCGCTTGACGGCACTTGCCAGTATCAATCCAAAAGACTTAATTGCCTTTCCACAAAATGGTGAGTCTCGCACACAGCTATCCATGGGTGAGCACCAAGCCATCACAGCACTAGAATGGGATATCAGCCGTGCCGATCAAGATAAGCTTGCCTTTAATAGCCATCAAAATTTGGCGCGTGCTTATCAAGAAGGGTTTTTTGATGATTTGATTACGCCATATAAAGGACTGACTCAAGACAATAACTTGCGTGCCGATACCACGCTAGAAAAGCTTGGTACGCTAAAACCTGCTTTTGGCAAAAAGAATGCCAATCCAACCATGACCGCAGGTAACTCCACACCGCTGACCGACGGTGCCTCTTGTGTACTGCTATCTAGCGAAGCATGGGCGGCGGAGCATGGCTATGAACCACTGGCATATATCACCCATCAACAGACAGCTGCAGTGGATTTTATTGGTAAAAATCGTCTTACCGAAGGTCTACTCATGGCACCTGCCTATGCCGTACCGCAGATGCTTGCCAAGGCGGGTCTGACACTCCAAGACTTTGATTTTTATGAAATTCATGAAGCTTTTGCGTCACAAGTACTATCCACACTGGAAGCTTGGGAAGATGAGAATTTTTGCAAAACTCGTCTAGGATTGGATGCACCGCTAGGGGCGATTGACCGCAGTAAGCTGAATGTCAATGGCTCAAGCCTAGCTGCAGGACATCCATTTGCAGCGACTGGCGGTCGCATTTTGGCAACTGCTGCCAAGCTACTTGCCCAAAAAGGCTCGGGTCGTGCATTGATTTCTATCTGTGCAGCTGGTGGTCAAGGCGTGACTTGTATTTTGGAGCGTTAA
- the hemE gene encoding uroporphyrinogen decarboxylase → MTEFAPLKNDRLLRAIRFEPVDTTPVWMMRQAGRYLPEYKEVRAQAGDFLSLCKDTDKATEVTLQPLRRFELDAAILFSDILTIPDAFDLGLYFAEGEGPKLKKTVRTEADIAALPKIDMNSSLDYVMKAVTSIRTALNGQVPLFGFSGSPWTLATYMVEGGSSREFRHTKQMMYATPELLHALLTKIADAVVDYLDAQIRAGAQIVQIFDSWGGALGHHQFAEFSHRYNKDIVKRLKAIHPEVPVVLFTKGGGLWLDIQADSQADALGLDWTMPLDKARHTLSALNAKKALQGNLDPATIYGTPDAIRAEVKRMLDDAYVLDKTGYVANFGHGITQWSNPDHAKAFIDAVHDYQI, encoded by the coding sequence ATGACCGAATTTGCTCCACTAAAAAATGACCGCCTACTGCGTGCCATTCGCTTTGAGCCTGTGGATACGACACCTGTGTGGATGATGCGTCAAGCAGGGCGTTATTTGCCAGAGTACAAAGAAGTCCGCGCGCAGGCTGGGGATTTTTTGAGTCTATGTAAAGACACTGATAAGGCAACCGAAGTGACTTTGCAGCCGCTGCGTCGTTTTGAGTTGGATGCGGCAATTTTATTCAGTGATATTTTGACGATTCCTGATGCCTTTGATTTGGGTCTATATTTTGCCGAAGGTGAAGGCCCTAAGCTTAAAAAGACCGTCCGCACCGAAGCGGACATCGCCGCCTTGCCAAAGATTGATATGAATTCATCGCTGGATTATGTGATGAAAGCAGTAACAAGCATTCGCACAGCATTGAATGGTCAAGTGCCGTTATTTGGTTTCTCGGGCAGTCCGTGGACATTGGCGACTTATATGGTCGAGGGTGGTTCTAGCCGTGAGTTTCGTCATACTAAGCAGATGATGTATGCCACACCTGAGCTACTGCACGCACTGCTGACCAAGATTGCTGATGCGGTGGTGGATTATCTGGATGCCCAAATCCGTGCAGGGGCGCAGATTGTGCAAATTTTTGATAGCTGGGGTGGAGCGCTTGGTCATCACCAATTTGCCGAATTTAGCCATCGCTACAACAAAGATATCGTCAAGCGTCTAAAAGCCATCCATCCTGAAGTGCCTGTGGTACTATTCACCAAAGGCGGTGGGCTGTGGCTAGATATCCAAGCCGACAGCCAAGCCGATGCACTGGGACTGGACTGGACGATGCCACTGGATAAGGCACGCCATACACTATCAGCACTGAACGCCAAAAAAGCCCTACAAGGCAACCTAGACCCTGCGACCATCTACGGCACACCTGATGCCATCCGAGCTGAAGTCAAGCGTATGCTGGATGATGCTTATGTGCTGGATAAGACAGGTTATGTGGCGAACTTCGGGCATGGCATCACTCAGTGGTCAAATCCTGATCATGCCAAAGCCTTTATCGATGCGGTGCATGACTATCAGATTTAA
- the proB gene encoding glutamate 5-kinase, with protein sequence MDGMMDKRMNTKRIVVKIGSSLLTNNGRGLDRTAIYEWARQIAELQNSGHEVLLVSSGAVAEGVVRMNLPERPKKLEALQACASIGQMGLIETWWQALIQKGVQSSQVLLTHDDLSHRSRYLNISQTIAQLMEWRVVPVINENDTISYDEIKFGDNDSLGAMAAAMIHADLYIILTDQDGVFTDNPRTNPDAKLIEQECAMADYLFDVAGDGGKWGSGGMLTKIRAARLAAMSQCQTVIASGKVDDVIIRLARGERIGTLLTTDSTDKLIAKKQWLAAHIRMAGTLIIDDGAKTAITTNHKSLLPIGVIEVQGDFDAGSVVQIVDTAKTRIAVGQVGFSSEDAKLIIQKNSAQIKAILPHIDEKSVMVHRDEMAIL encoded by the coding sequence ATGGATGGCATGATGGATAAGCGCATGAACACCAAACGCATCGTCGTAAAAATCGGCTCATCACTTCTGACCAACAACGGTCGGGGGCTAGATCGCACGGCGATTTATGAATGGGCAAGACAAATCGCCGAGCTACAAAACAGCGGTCATGAAGTGCTACTGGTCTCAAGCGGTGCGGTGGCTGAAGGGGTGGTGCGAATGAATCTGCCTGAGCGGCCCAAAAAGCTAGAAGCCTTGCAGGCGTGTGCATCCATCGGGCAGATGGGGCTGATTGAGACTTGGTGGCAAGCATTGATCCAAAAAGGCGTGCAGTCGTCACAAGTACTGCTGACCCATGATGATTTATCCCATCGTTCTCGTTATCTGAATATCTCACAGACCATCGCTCAGCTGATGGAGTGGCGTGTCGTGCCAGTGATTAACGAAAATGACACCATCAGCTATGATGAGATTAAGTTTGGGGATAATGACAGTCTTGGGGCGATGGCAGCGGCGATGATTCATGCCGATTTGTATATCATCTTGACTGACCAAGATGGCGTATTTACCGACAATCCCCGCACCAATCCTGATGCTAAGCTGATCGAGCAAGAGTGCGCGATGGCGGATTATTTGTTCGATGTCGCAGGTGATGGTGGTAAATGGGGTAGTGGTGGTATGCTGACCAAAATCCGTGCCGCACGTCTAGCTGCGATGAGTCAATGCCAAACCGTGATTGCCAGTGGCAAGGTGGATGATGTGATTATCCGCTTGGCTCGTGGCGAGCGTATCGGCACGCTACTGACGACTGATAGCACGGATAAACTGATTGCCAAAAAACAATGGCTGGCTGCACATATCCGCATGGCAGGTACGCTGATTATCGATGATGGGGCAAAAACCGCCATCACGACCAATCACAAGAGCCTGTTGCCGATTGGTGTGATCGAGGTGCAGGGTGATTTTGATGCAGGCAGTGTGGTGCAAATCGTCGATACTGCCAAAACTCGCATTGCTGTCGGTCAAGTCGGCTTTTCATCAGAGGATGCTAAATTAATCATCCAAAAAAACTCCGCCCAAATCAAGGCCATTTTACCGCATATCGATGAAAAATCCGTGATGGTGCATCGAGATGAGATGGCGATTTTATAA
- the cgtA gene encoding Obg family GTPase CgtA, which produces MRFIDEAVISVKAGDGGNGIVSFRREKFVPKGGPDGGDGGKGGDVYAIADDNTNTLVDYRYTRKFEARRGENGGSKNCSGKGADDIYLAVPIGTTIIDTDLDLVIGDLTEKGQKILIAKGGDGGFGNTRFKSSTNQAPRKATPGFPGQAKNIKLELKVVADVGLIGLPNAGKSTFIRQVSAARPKVADYPFTTLVPNLGVVDVGTHQSFVMADIPGLIEGASDGAGLGIRFLKHVARTRRLLHIVDVQPIDGSDPVANAEIILNELEKFSHELSQLPQILVLNKIDQIPEEEQNAVCTDIVARLGWTGMVFRTSTLTGDGVDAVKFHLMSAIEEEREREIEDPIFAEAQAERFRRLEEEVRHNTEIQKEAYRAMRKAQREGISDDDDDDFNEDDYDVKVEYAPY; this is translated from the coding sequence ATGCGTTTTATTGATGAAGCTGTGATCAGCGTCAAAGCAGGTGATGGCGGTAATGGGATTGTGAGTTTTCGCCGTGAGAAATTTGTCCCAAAAGGTGGGCCAGATGGCGGTGATGGTGGCAAAGGCGGTGATGTCTATGCCATCGCTGATGATAATACCAATACGTTGGTGGATTATCGTTATACCCGTAAATTCGAAGCTCGCCGTGGCGAAAATGGCGGCAGCAAAAACTGCTCAGGCAAAGGCGCGGATGATATTTATTTGGCGGTGCCGATTGGTACGACGATTATTGATACCGATTTGGATTTGGTGATTGGTGATTTGACCGAAAAAGGCCAAAAAATTCTCATCGCCAAAGGGGGCGACGGCGGATTTGGTAATACCCGCTTTAAATCCAGTACCAACCAAGCACCGCGGAAAGCCACACCGGGCTTCCCAGGTCAAGCCAAAAACATCAAGCTTGAGCTAAAAGTCGTCGCTGATGTCGGCTTGATTGGTCTGCCAAATGCTGGCAAATCAACTTTTATCCGTCAAGTGTCGGCAGCTCGCCCAAAAGTAGCAGATTATCCATTTACCACGCTTGTGCCAAATCTTGGCGTGGTCGATGTCGGCACGCACCAGTCCTTTGTGATGGCGGATATTCCAGGTCTGATTGAAGGTGCGTCCGATGGCGCAGGTCTTGGTATTCGTTTTCTTAAGCATGTGGCGCGTACTCGTCGCCTGCTCCACATCGTCGATGTACAGCCGATTGATGGCTCAGATCCTGTAGCGAACGCTGAGATTATTCTAAATGAACTTGAGAAATTCTCGCATGAGTTGTCACAGCTACCGCAGATTTTGGTATTGAATAAAATTGACCAAATCCCTGAAGAAGAACAAAATGCAGTCTGCACCGACATCGTCGCTCGCCTAGGCTGGACGGGTATGGTGTTTCGCACATCGACCCTGACTGGGGATGGTGTGGATGCAGTGAAGTTTCATCTGATGAGCGCCATCGAAGAAGAGCGTGAGCGTGAAATCGAAGACCCAATCTTTGCCGAAGCGCAGGCCGAACGCTTCCGTCGTCTTGAAGAAGAAGTGCGTCACAACACCGAAATCCAAAAAGAAGCCTATCGTGCGATGCGTAAAGCACAGCGTGAAGGCATCAGTGATGATGACGATGACGATTTTAATGAAGATGATTATGATGTCAAAGTCGAGTACGCACCGTACTGA
- the istB gene encoding IS21-like element helper ATPase IstB: MLKQQIIEQLRSLKLSHMARYFDNHYARMIKQQMNPMQIMDELLTCEITARRNNTIKKLIKAAKFCYPNASIESMHHGYAGKTAQIDYLFDDYWIGECAAVAILGATGTGKTWLACALGNQACRNFKKVLFISAHELFEDISLSQMDGTLLKTQQKYAKAQVLIIDDFGVGGIPANVCTALLSIIEKQSFVGGLIITSQYPIETWHGLFQDKTLADAILDRIVHRAHRVQLQGESLRKRHTTRKHTK; encoded by the coding sequence ATGTTAAAACAACAGATTATTGAGCAATTAAGAAGTTTGAAACTCAGCCATATGGCACGCTATTTTGATAACCATTATGCACGTATGATAAAACAGCAAATGAATCCAATGCAGATTATGGATGAGTTATTAACCTGCGAAATCACTGCTAGGCGCAATAATACAATCAAAAAGCTGATCAAAGCTGCAAAATTCTGCTACCCCAACGCATCCATTGAATCAATGCATCACGGCTATGCTGGTAAAACAGCACAAATTGATTATTTATTTGATGATTATTGGATTGGTGAGTGTGCAGCTGTTGCCATACTGGGTGCCACAGGCACTGGTAAGACTTGGCTTGCGTGCGCTTTGGGCAACCAAGCATGCAGAAATTTTAAAAAAGTATTATTTATTAGTGCACACGAGCTGTTTGAGGATATCAGCTTGTCGCAAATGGATGGTACTTTGCTTAAAACCCAACAAAAATATGCCAAGGCACAAGTGCTTATCATTGATGATTTTGGTGTTGGTGGCATACCAGCAAATGTTTGTACGGCGCTTTTAAGCATCATTGAGAAGCAATCCTTTGTCGGTGGCTTGATTATCACAAGCCAGTATCCAATTGAAACTTGGCATGGTTTATTTCAAGATAAAACTTTGGCAGATGCCATTTTGGATAGAATTGTGCATCGAGCACATCGAGTGCAATTACAGGGGGAATCATTAAGAAAACGACACACCACTCGTAAGCATACAAAATAA